In Fibrobacter sp. UWEL, a single genomic region encodes these proteins:
- a CDS encoding type III restriction-modification system endonuclease, which produces MDFQFEQNLPHQQRAVDRILQVVNSIESENSLDYSANKTFLPKDDEIKKALEVLQKDFDKGMKKFASAENPEDNAENPCIYIDVKMETGTGKTYVYTKTMYELHKQHGISKFILVVPNLAIKAGAANFLKSPDIKRHFEKDCEYGTEIRLFEGTGQKSSGKRKMFPSVVSGFYQNPGQSDKYISVLLLNSALLINSNYIKDDFDYGIGNYYCPLDALKATRPIVIIDEPHRFSSETKVINSIMNKLCPQMLIRFGATYPEVVIGKGKSKQIVKDYKNLVYNLDAYDSFQQNLIKGIAKEHIPQSKDAENIKIRVDSIDSKAGNIKFTRKDATNKNKQKTLIIDELLSEIHDDFGNLRIDSFESKNSVLLSNGVILKEGSYITPDMYATPYQRSMIQMAISRHLETERQNFKREDKIKTLALFFIDDISAYREKNGYIKRTFEEVLKKETKSLISKLDSSEKEYKDYLESSLKNIEDSHGGYFAEDNSSSDEEISKQVNEILNDKKALLSFDNPRRFIFSKWTLKEGWDNPNVFTIAKLRSSGSEISKLQEVGRGLRLPVNESGKRITDEEFTLNYIVDYTEQDFADKLVAEINGERSELMFITEEQLQAYAKKFGLDVDELYDELYGKKFIGRRKDDMPGYPVNNDNADAFESEYPDLFKHSATKKKIVDRNKHPEKKKIGIRNENYKVLKDIWLKMNEHYMLTFEESINNELSKALPGLIKQDLFGKTVLTSSRQELVTENGIATLKDSSSKTYETEKPIPYGKFLQRIQAKESIPVVEMHKAICDFAKNGGEPMFNEKSLYNICRALHDWKIANLMGRFSYQKIERKRIKKTSLNDDNGNAEKFIQQGLIGTQADNSNVPEKYLYDAITFDSPLEKEDIQNDIDGVDVFGKIPRKTIQIPTILGETYSPDFMYIVKRKDKKELNLIVECKDVKDAETDLRGGEKLKIESAKIFFESLSSAGVKVHFEKQIKTQNLKEIIENL; this is translated from the coding sequence ATGGATTTTCAGTTTGAGCAAAACCTTCCCCACCAGCAAAGGGCTGTTGATAGAATCCTGCAGGTAGTAAATTCCATTGAAAGTGAAAATTCTCTGGATTATTCCGCCAACAAAACTTTTCTTCCCAAAGATGATGAAATCAAAAAAGCCCTAGAGGTGCTACAAAAAGATTTTGACAAAGGAATGAAAAAGTTCGCTTCGGCAGAAAATCCCGAAGACAATGCCGAGAATCCCTGCATCTACATTGACGTAAAAATGGAGACCGGCACCGGCAAGACTTACGTCTATACAAAAACGATGTACGAGCTACATAAGCAACATGGAATCAGTAAATTCATCCTTGTAGTTCCTAACCTTGCCATCAAAGCTGGTGCTGCAAATTTTCTCAAGAGTCCCGATATAAAAAGGCACTTTGAAAAAGACTGCGAATACGGCACAGAAATTCGTCTGTTTGAAGGAACAGGGCAGAAAAGCTCCGGCAAAAGAAAAATGTTCCCTTCCGTCGTTTCGGGTTTTTATCAAAATCCCGGTCAGTCCGATAAGTACATTTCCGTATTGCTACTGAATAGTGCTCTACTCATCAATTCCAACTACATCAAGGATGATTTTGATTACGGCATCGGGAACTATTATTGTCCATTAGACGCACTCAAGGCGACAAGACCTATAGTAATTATTGACGAACCCCATCGTTTTTCATCAGAAACGAAAGTCATCAATTCCATCATGAATAAGCTTTGCCCCCAAATGCTTATTCGTTTCGGAGCAACGTACCCCGAAGTCGTTATCGGCAAGGGAAAGTCAAAGCAAATTGTCAAGGATTATAAAAATCTCGTCTATAATCTTGACGCCTATGATTCATTCCAACAGAATCTTATTAAAGGAATCGCCAAGGAACACATACCTCAATCTAAAGATGCTGAGAACATCAAAATCCGCGTGGATTCCATAGATTCGAAAGCAGGAAACATCAAGTTCACCAGGAAGGATGCAACCAACAAAAATAAACAGAAAACGCTGATCATAGACGAACTTCTCTCCGAAATTCATGATGATTTCGGCAACCTAAGAATCGATTCCTTTGAATCCAAGAACTCTGTTCTGCTCTCCAACGGCGTAATCTTGAAAGAGGGCTCGTACATCACTCCAGATATGTACGCAACACCCTATCAACGATCCATGATTCAGATGGCAATCAGCAGACATCTAGAAACGGAACGTCAGAACTTCAAACGAGAAGATAAAATTAAAACGCTAGCCCTATTCTTCATTGATGATATTTCCGCATATCGCGAGAAAAACGGCTACATCAAAAGAACTTTTGAGGAAGTTCTAAAGAAAGAAACCAAGTCCCTCATAAGCAAGTTGGATTCCTCCGAAAAAGAGTATAAAGATTACCTGGAAAGCTCCCTGAAAAACATTGAGGACTCCCACGGTGGTTACTTTGCTGAAGACAATTCTTCTAGCGACGAAGAAATTTCCAAGCAGGTGAATGAAATTCTGAATGACAAAAAGGCCCTTTTGTCTTTTGATAATCCAAGACGTTTCATCTTCTCGAAATGGACTCTGAAGGAAGGCTGGGACAATCCTAATGTTTTCACAATCGCTAAACTTCGTTCCAGTGGAAGCGAAATCAGCAAGCTCCAAGAAGTCGGTCGCGGCCTCCGTCTGCCCGTAAACGAATCCGGTAAACGAATTACCGACGAAGAATTTACACTCAATTACATCGTGGACTATACGGAGCAGGATTTCGCAGACAAGCTTGTTGCCGAAATCAATGGCGAGCGAAGCGAACTCATGTTCATAACAGAAGAACAGCTTCAAGCTTATGCAAAGAAATTTGGTCTTGACGTAGATGAATTATACGATGAACTTTATGGAAAGAAATTCATTGGTCGTCGCAAAGACGATATGCCCGGCTATCCCGTCAATAACGACAATGCCGACGCCTTTGAAAGCGAATATCCAGATTTGTTCAAGCATAGCGCCACAAAGAAAAAGATTGTGGACCGCAACAAACATCCCGAAAAGAAGAAAATCGGAATTCGCAATGAGAACTACAAGGTTCTAAAAGATATTTGGCTCAAGATGAACGAGCATTATATGCTCACTTTCGAAGAAAGCATCAATAACGAACTATCCAAAGCCTTGCCAGGGCTCATCAAACAAGATCTATTCGGGAAAACCGTTCTTACAAGTTCCAGACAAGAACTTGTTACCGAAAATGGTATTGCAACGTTGAAGGACTCCAGTTCCAAAACATACGAAACGGAGAAACCTATTCCTTACGGAAAATTTCTGCAACGTATTCAAGCCAAGGAATCTATTCCTGTCGTAGAAATGCACAAGGCGATATGTGATTTTGCAAAAAATGGCGGCGAGCCAATGTTCAACGAGAAATCGCTTTATAACATCTGCCGCGCCCTCCATGACTGGAAAATCGCAAACTTGATGGGTCGATTCAGCTATCAGAAAATTGAACGAAAGAGAATCAAGAAGACTTCTCTGAATGACGATAATGGCAACGCAGAAAAGTTCATTCAGCAAGGTCTCATCGGAACGCAAGCAGACAACAGTAATGTTCCCGAAAAATACCTCTATGATGCCATAACCTTTGATTCACCCTTGGAAAAGGAAGATATTCAAAACGACATCGATGGTGTAGACGTATTCGGCAAAATCCCTCGCAAGACAATCCAGATTCCAACAATACTTGGCGAAACCTACAGCCCCGACTTTATGTACATAGTAAAGCGAAAAGACAAGAAGGAGCTCAATCTCATTGTGGAATGCAAGGATGTCAAAGACGCAGAAACAGACCTGCGTGGCGGAGAGAAACTTAAAATTGAATCCGCAAAGATATTCTTCGAAAGTCTCTCTTCAGCAGGGGTCAAAGTTCACTTTGAAAAACAGATCAAGACTCAAAATCTGAAAGAAATTATTGAAAACCTTTAA
- a CDS encoding class I tRNA ligase family protein, which translates to MRQFFKKMFMGPLDATKPWQTKGIEGMNRFLGRAWRSVVGDDASTGSATGAPVYADEAAPEEIQKIMHQSIIKVSSDIENMSFNTAISQLMIFNNEMIKMDKRYREPCETFVKLLQPFAPHIAEEMWSILGHNESLTNVAWPEADASKAVENTVEVVFQVNGKLRAKANVAKDMDKAALEALAMANDRVKEFTNGKTVVKVIAVPGKLVNIVVK; encoded by the coding sequence TTGCGCCAGTTCTTCAAGAAAATGTTCATGGGCCCTCTGGATGCAACCAAGCCTTGGCAGACCAAGGGCATCGAAGGTATGAACCGCTTCCTGGGCCGCGCATGGCGTTCTGTTGTGGGCGACGATGCTTCGACAGGCTCAGCAACCGGCGCTCCGGTTTACGCTGATGAAGCCGCTCCTGAAGAAATCCAGAAGATTATGCACCAGTCCATCATCAAGGTCTCCTCTGACATTGAGAACATGAGCTTCAATACCGCTATTAGCCAGCTCATGATCTTCAATAACGAAATGATCAAGATGGACAAGCGCTACCGCGAACCTTGCGAAACCTTCGTGAAGTTGCTGCAGCCCTTTGCACCGCATATCGCTGAAGAAATGTGGAGCATCCTGGGCCACAACGAAAGCCTCACCAACGTGGCATGGCCTGAAGCCGACGCTTCTAAGGCTGTGGAAAACACCGTGGAAGTCGTGTTCCAGGTGAACGGCAAGCTCCGCGCCAAGGCAAACGTCGCCAAGGACATGGACAAGGCCGCCCTCGAAGCCCTCGCCATGGCTAACGACCGCGTTAAGGAATTCACCAACGGCAAGACTGTGGTAAAGGTCATCGCTGTTCCTGGCAAGCTGGTGAACATTGTTGTGAAATAA
- a CDS encoding diguanylate cyclase domain-containing protein: MKTSIQSKILKLIISAILFCSLLVGGIGYYCANDRIGKDAEERLALIGEKEALKISSTLENIEQYVKTFSYVALESLDNFDDLSKDSTRESHTQENLNFIHATIRNVSSAVAVYMRYNPQFTPPTSGIFMAKTSKTSDIQKQIPTDFSKYESTDIEHVGWYYIPVQSGAPIWMNPYENRNIDIYMISYVMPLFKFGKEIGVVGMDIDFRFLTTQISKIKLFKTGYAFLEDKNGNVTYHPTLKMGAKLEETPNLKVIRNDLRNGMKLVLVVPREEFNEERTELTLQIVSIAAVIILLFILISIYFARTITRPLLKLTEAANQMTTGNLDVSFDTNSKDEIGVLSRSFDAARIHIKEYLNYVKGIAYKDALTGVRNKAAFDNHVQELQQQVITNDIQDFGIILLDINGLKSINDSYGHGNGNKLLKNACQIICQTFAHSPVFRIGGDEFAVVLQGNDYINRGNLMNLLQLNMAKSEITGQSAWEKISLAAGFTVYRGINDSINAMLKRADEAMYQNKKEMKAEKQA; the protein is encoded by the coding sequence ATGAAAACAAGCATCCAGAGTAAAATCCTTAAGCTCATCATCTCTGCCATCCTGTTCTGCTCCCTTCTGGTGGGGGGAATCGGGTATTATTGCGCCAATGACCGTATCGGCAAGGACGCAGAGGAACGCCTAGCCCTTATCGGCGAAAAGGAAGCCCTCAAGATATCCTCTACCCTAGAGAATATCGAGCAATACGTAAAGACATTTAGCTATGTAGCTCTCGAAAGCCTAGACAATTTCGACGATCTCTCGAAGGACAGCACCCGAGAAAGCCATACTCAGGAAAACTTAAACTTCATTCACGCAACCATTCGAAATGTATCCAGCGCCGTTGCAGTGTACATGCGATACAACCCGCAGTTCACTCCGCCAACCTCCGGCATCTTCATGGCTAAAACCAGTAAGACTAGCGATATCCAAAAACAGATTCCTACTGACTTTTCCAAATACGAATCCACCGACATCGAACATGTAGGCTGGTACTACATTCCCGTCCAAAGTGGCGCACCTATTTGGATGAATCCATACGAAAACAGAAACATCGACATTTACATGATTTCCTATGTGATGCCCCTGTTCAAATTCGGCAAGGAAATTGGCGTTGTCGGTATGGACATTGACTTCCGATTCCTCACCACCCAGATTTCAAAGATTAAGCTATTCAAAACCGGTTACGCATTCCTAGAAGACAAGAACGGCAACGTGACCTACCACCCCACTTTAAAGATGGGCGCCAAGCTGGAAGAAACTCCCAATCTTAAAGTCATCCGCAACGATCTTCGAAACGGCATGAAGCTGGTCCTGGTAGTTCCCAGGGAGGAATTCAACGAGGAACGTACCGAGTTGACCTTACAAATTGTATCCATCGCCGCAGTGATTATCCTTCTCTTTATCTTGATTTCCATTTACTTTGCACGTACGATTACGCGCCCCCTCCTTAAGCTAACCGAAGCAGCAAACCAGATGACCACCGGAAATCTGGACGTCTCCTTCGACACCAACAGCAAGGATGAAATCGGCGTTCTCAGCAGAAGTTTTGACGCCGCACGAATCCATATCAAGGAATACTTGAACTACGTCAAGGGCATTGCATATAAGGACGCCTTGACCGGCGTTCGTAACAAGGCAGCCTTTGACAATCACGTCCAGGAATTACAACAACAAGTAATTACAAATGACATCCAGGATTTCGGCATCATTCTACTGGATATTAACGGACTGAAATCCATTAACGACTCCTACGGCCACGGCAACGGCAACAAGCTTCTGAAAAACGCATGTCAGATTATCTGTCAGACATTTGCCCATAGTCCCGTATTCCGCATTGGCGGTGATGAATTTGCAGTCGTTCTTCAAGGAAACGATTACATCAATCGCGGCAACTTGATGAACCTGCTTCAGCTCAATATGGCCAAGTCCGAAATTACAGGACAATCCGCCTGGGAAAAGATTTCTCTTGCAGCAGGCTTCACCGTCTATCGCGGCATAAACGACTCCATCAACGCCATGCTCAAGCGAGCCGACGAAGCCATGTACCAGAACAAGAAAGAAATGAAGGCAGAAAAGCAGGCTTAA
- a CDS encoding acyltransferase gives MSKWNIGVSRDDTAAVKGIAVMLMLVHHVFAFPYRLVNGASYEPMIPMSDGTSVIWHLALLGKVCVAMFTVMAGFGIYRGFSKQLQSCGDGDKTEAYLSFIFRRLKKLYFKVWPVFLVFIPMGLYLKCPFITKDLASWVKNALLIDSTFNAEWWFLTSYLILVLMSPMVMAFFSRKRSSLYADIVLITILAVFTERVLLHVVLTWDKLIYLRASFIWIKMSPTLILLPMFMLGAWMAKYEIMERIMARFEGKNVARVLTGFVFILLPLILRDGWVQSNVWGFDQFDALYGASLCLGIVMVTCRQNVLKKPLLVIGNQSTGIWLIHSFFCFYYFQQFSYAPKKSVLVFLLVLGMSFACAWIIDFCASFIVNKIKGAKKAA, from the coding sequence ATGAGCAAATGGAACATTGGTGTTAGTAGGGATGATACCGCTGCAGTAAAGGGCATTGCCGTGATGTTGATGCTGGTCCATCATGTTTTTGCATTCCCCTATCGATTGGTAAACGGCGCTTCTTACGAACCGATGATTCCCATGAGCGATGGCACTTCTGTCATCTGGCATTTGGCCCTGCTGGGAAAAGTTTGCGTTGCCATGTTTACGGTCATGGCCGGCTTTGGCATTTATCGCGGGTTCTCCAAGCAGCTGCAGTCTTGTGGTGATGGGGATAAGACGGAAGCTTACCTTTCCTTCATTTTTCGCCGCCTGAAGAAACTCTACTTTAAAGTATGGCCTGTTTTCCTGGTGTTTATCCCCATGGGGCTGTATTTGAAATGTCCCTTCATTACGAAGGATTTGGCAAGCTGGGTAAAGAATGCTCTTCTCATTGATTCCACCTTCAATGCGGAATGGTGGTTCCTGACATCCTATTTGATTCTGGTATTGATGTCACCGATGGTGATGGCTTTCTTTAGTCGGAAGCGCAGTTCCCTCTATGCCGATATCGTGCTGATTACCATTCTTGCGGTCTTTACCGAACGTGTGCTTTTGCATGTGGTTCTGACCTGGGATAAGCTGATCTATCTGCGTGCATCCTTTATCTGGATCAAGATGAGCCCCACCTTGATTCTTTTACCCATGTTTATGCTGGGCGCCTGGATGGCTAAGTACGAGATCATGGAACGAATCATGGCAAGGTTTGAGGGGAAGAATGTCGCCCGCGTCTTGACTGGCTTTGTCTTTATCTTGCTTCCCCTGATTTTGAGAGATGGCTGGGTGCAGTCTAATGTCTGGGGTTTTGACCAGTTTGATGCTCTTTATGGTGCGTCTCTTTGCTTGGGAATCGTGATGGTGACGTGCCGACAGAATGTCCTCAAGAAACCCCTGCTAGTGATTGGAAATCAATCCACAGGCATCTGGCTGATTCACAGCTTCTTCTGCTTCTATTATTTCCAGCAGTTCTCCTACGCTCCGAAAAAATCCGTGCTGGTGTTCCTGCTGGTGCTGGGGATGTCTTTTGCCTGCGCCTGGATTATTGATTTCTGCGCAAGCTTTATTGTCAATAAAATCAAGGGTGCAAAGAAGGCTGCTTAA
- a CDS encoding DNA methyltransferase, translated as MELRKWIKTHKDELSQVTHYDNVDEKGVYHDADVANTKMGGYKYEILHPVTQKACKVPEKGFRYPEKTMREMIANNDVVFGDDENVLIKPKKRIENATELLRSVIYEDGRAATKIVDNLLAKGVFNHPKSHEQIARILDFTTTKDSIVLDFFSGSATTAHAVMHLNALDKGSRKIIAVQLPENLDGIEKPNDTTKNAIKFLDSINKPHTLDQIGMERIRRAAKKIKEENPDYQGDLGFKHFTIQKPAQKSIDKITKFDIGTNIGDASILKEFDAETVLATWMVNDGHTFNAQVETIDLKGYKAFRIKDYLYLIDEGISNENIKSLFQKYDEDSSFKPKHIVAFGYSFGMTTLETLKANIKGISDINIQLEVRY; from the coding sequence TTGGAATTAAGAAAATGGATAAAAACACACAAGGACGAGTTATCTCAAGTAACTCATTATGACAACGTTGATGAGAAGGGCGTTTACCATGATGCAGACGTTGCTAACACAAAAATGGGCGGCTACAAATATGAAATTTTACATCCCGTAACACAAAAAGCGTGTAAAGTACCCGAAAAAGGGTTTCGTTATCCAGAAAAAACAATGCGCGAAATGATAGCAAACAACGATGTTGTTTTTGGCGATGATGAAAATGTCTTGATTAAGCCCAAAAAAAGAATTGAAAACGCAACAGAATTATTACGTTCTGTGATTTACGAAGACGGAAGAGCGGCAACAAAAATTGTGGACAATCTTTTAGCAAAAGGAGTTTTCAACCATCCAAAATCCCACGAACAAATTGCACGGATTTTAGATTTTACCACAACAAAAGACTCCATAGTTTTAGATTTCTTTAGCGGCAGCGCAACAACAGCTCATGCAGTAATGCATTTAAACGCATTGGATAAAGGCTCTCGAAAAATAATAGCTGTTCAACTTCCAGAGAATCTTGACGGAATAGAAAAGCCTAACGACACAACCAAAAACGCAATCAAGTTCCTTGACTCCATCAACAAGCCACATACGCTTGATCAAATTGGCATGGAGCGCATCCGTCGTGCAGCAAAGAAGATTAAGGAAGAAAACCCAGATTACCAGGGCGATTTAGGTTTCAAGCACTTCACCATCCAAAAGCCGGCACAAAAATCCATCGACAAAATTACCAAGTTCGACATAGGCACAAATATCGGCGACGCATCCATTTTAAAGGAATTCGACGCAGAAACCGTTCTCGCCACATGGATGGTCAATGACGGCCACACTTTCAATGCACAAGTCGAAACGATTGACCTTAAAGGCTATAAAGCATTCCGCATCAAGGACTATCTGTATCTTATTGATGAAGGAATCAGCAACGAAAATATCAAGTCTCTCTTTCAGAAATACGACGAAGACAGCAGTTTCAAGCCCAAACACATTGTTGCGTTCGGCTACAGCTTCGGCATGACAACCCTTGAAACCTTGAAGGCCAACATCAAGGGCATTAGCGACATCAACATTCAACTGGAAGTTCGTTACTAG
- a CDS encoding Fic family protein — MRQPVKYIYQYESWPNFTWDQTKIQVLLGNVRYLQGKLLGQLSAVGFSQQEDSLIRTLTENVVRSSEIEGVLLNYEQVHSSIARQLGLEFAGMVNSSRDIDGVVAMLLDATQNYQKKLDAKRLFGWHASLFPSGYSGIYKVDVGKYRKHEMQVVSGGVGRERVHYEAPLPNVLKKEMDQFLKWLNDDDNMDLTLKSAVAHFWFVVVHPFDDGNGRVARAISDYLLAKSDRSEKRFYSLSAQILAEKKEYYRVLALTQQNDADITEWLVWYLNCLMHALENSEQYVAKTLGKAEFWERIKDVEINERQRVMINKLLNGFDGKLKTSKWAKLAKCSEDTALRDIKDLVEKNILKQEDAGGRSTSYVLV; from the coding sequence ATGCGTCAACCTGTAAAGTACATCTATCAATATGAAAGCTGGCCGAATTTTACCTGGGATCAAACTAAGATCCAGGTGTTACTTGGCAATGTAAGGTACTTGCAGGGGAAACTTCTGGGGCAGTTGAGTGCTGTAGGCTTTTCTCAGCAGGAAGATTCTTTGATTAGAACTTTGACGGAGAACGTAGTTCGTTCCTCTGAAATTGAAGGCGTGTTATTGAACTATGAGCAAGTGCATTCTTCGATCGCGCGTCAGCTTGGGCTTGAATTTGCAGGCATGGTGAATTCAAGTCGCGATATTGATGGGGTGGTTGCCATGTTGTTGGATGCGACCCAGAACTACCAAAAGAAACTTGATGCAAAAAGGCTTTTTGGTTGGCATGCGTCTTTGTTCCCTTCGGGATATAGCGGCATTTATAAGGTTGATGTTGGCAAATATCGTAAGCATGAAATGCAAGTTGTTTCGGGTGGCGTTGGACGAGAACGAGTCCATTATGAGGCTCCCTTGCCGAACGTCTTGAAAAAAGAAATGGATCAATTCCTGAAATGGCTTAATGACGACGACAATATGGATTTGACTTTAAAGTCTGCCGTTGCTCATTTCTGGTTTGTTGTTGTTCATCCTTTTGATGATGGAAATGGTCGTGTCGCTAGAGCAATCTCTGATTATTTGCTTGCGAAGTCTGATCGTTCGGAAAAACGCTTCTATAGCCTTTCTGCGCAAATCCTTGCGGAAAAGAAAGAATACTATCGCGTTCTTGCACTGACCCAACAAAACGATGCGGATATAACCGAATGGCTAGTCTGGTATTTGAATTGCCTAATGCACGCTTTAGAAAACAGCGAACAGTACGTAGCGAAAACTTTGGGTAAGGCTGAATTTTGGGAACGCATCAAGGATGTTGAAATCAATGAACGTCAGCGGGTAATGATTAATAAACTCCTGAACGGTTTTGATGGAAAACTGAAAACATCCAAGTGGGCGAAGTTGGCAAAATGCTCCGAGGATACGGCACTTCGTGATATCAAGGATCTTGTGGAAAAGAATATCCTGAAGCAAGAAGATGCCGGCGGCCGAAGCACTAGCTATGTGCTGGTTTAG